Genomic DNA from Antennarius striatus isolate MH-2024 chromosome 16, ASM4005453v1, whole genome shotgun sequence:
ATGAAACGGCTGCTGAGGATCACAGGACAGAAGACAAAGAAGCTCTGGAACAGGGTAAGAAGTCTGCAGGACAGAAAGCACCAAATATTTACCTGAACATCGGCTAAATCCGCTTAACTTTTGTTCAACGAAAACCAAAAAGAATAGAAGTGAAGCTGTGCAGCTGAAGACAGACAGATTTCAGCAGCAAAAAGGTCCTTGAAGACAGGAAAGTTCCTCCATCTGCACCTCCAGGGTTGATgagtgctgccccctgctgtcgGTCATTTGCTATTGCATTCACTTAGGCTCATGTTTCATCTTCTCTATCactctcctcatcatcatcttcttcctcgTTGCCCCCACCGTTCATGGAGCTCACCCTGGCAAGCAAGGCCGGCAGGTCTATGGACAGACCCGGGGTTTCCTCGTCGGAGTAATCGTTGGGGGGGTAGAAGCGTTTTGCCTTGGCCAGAAAATCTTCAGCTATGTCGAGGTACAAGAGACGATCCTgcggaggagagaagagaaggaaaagacTGAGGCTGGGAAATTTGCTCTATCTGAGAAAAGTTCACTcaaagtcaaaggtcaaaggtcagggctTTATGTATCTCATGAGTATAAAGAGTTATTTTAGGACCAAAATAGATCTGGATGCGCTTGGAACAAAAAGTTTCCCCTGCTCTCACCAGGATGAACAGATATCTCTCAGGCGGGGGTTCCCGGGTGCTGAAGATGGATGTTTCAGAGTGGAGCGTGTTGAGCATGTCACGCGCCGCCACCGCGTTACGCATGCGGTCGTACGAGGCCCCGGCAGACACCGTCAGCAACGTCTCAGCCTCCGCCATGAAACCTGGAAAAGGAGGAACtctggtgacccccccccaccaccaccatctcaTACGTTCACAGAGCGACGCTCATCTCGTCTTCGCGGCTTTACCTAAGTTCTCCAGGATCGTCTGCCATTTGTCTCTGACCTCCCGACGGGTGTCTCTCATGGCCTCGATGTCGACGCTCAGACGGCGATAGCCCTGGACGGACGAGGCGAAGCGTTTAAAAACGTGTCATTAAGTCTATGCagtcattttttattcatattctAGAAATATTGCTGCAACACCAAGAAAAAAGTTGATTTCCCTCAATATCTTAATATCATTACGACTAAATTTAAgccttttgtttttaacttttccattaaaaagtttattttcatcttAACAGGAAACAATCCCTGCTATAATAACTTAATCTTTAAGAAACTTTCTTGTTCTAACCTGATACGTTTCTTTGCTAAAAGATGAAACATTGATgtctttaataaaataatatcatccaTCGCTGCGGTCGTCGACCTCTATGGGAAGGCAGAACCTCATCACACCTCGATCTCATTGGTAATTTAATCAGATTATGTAAATGAGACACATTTTGTTCTCCGACGGTTCTCCTCACATCATTTTTGTTCTTACATGAAGTAGTTTTCCTTCATGATAAAAGGATTTATCAGATTATCGTTTCAATTTTCATAGAAACTATCATTATTTCTGAATCTAATAGAAACAAATGCATGAGGTTCTTTTCCAGGACTCGGgtggtgcgggggggggggggttaaaccgAAAtacctcccccctccctccacccacCGTGGATCCCATGCGGGTCATGTTCCTGGCCTGCAGCAGGCTGTACAGGACCCGGTCGTCCTCCCTCTCTGTGTGGCTGGGGTCTCCCGGTGTGCTCCACAGGTTGGTCTCCTCATCGCGCCGCTTCTGGACTTCCCGGTTGAAATACTCCAACGGATCCTGACTGTGTGGTCGGAGCCAGACGTACCGTTTATTACCACACACCCCTGAGTCAGCCTAACACTCCTGTTCTGATCCGGTCTTATCATTTCCTGTCTACTTACGGTACTAACGGCTGCTTCTCGTCGTCGTCATCGTCGTCAaagttgcagcagcagcagcagcaggtctgCAAACACATCCTGAAGGCCGCACCCATCTGTCAGGCGTCCACGCAGCCACCCGGGGTCACTTCTTTGAAAGGCGGCGTGACCTCCCCGATTCTTCAAGCCTTTGGCGAGGGCAGATACCAGACCCGATCCGGTGAGGGAGAACTGGATTTCTGTGAGCCACAATGCTGCCGGATGCGAAGGTGCTTTCATGGAACGACCTAAATCATAACCTagattcaaaaataaaaaataaaaaacaacccaggagaaagaaaggatttaaaatcatagaaaaaaaaggtaaataaagcagaaaacagaaaaatgatctACCTAG
This window encodes:
- the mreg gene encoding melanoregulin, yielding MGAAFRMCLQTCCCCCCNFDDDDDDEKQPLVPQDPLEYFNREVQKRRDEETNLWSTPGDPSHTEREDDRVLYSLLQARNMTRMGSTGYRRLSVDIEAMRDTRREVRDKWQTILENLGFMAEAETLLTVSAGASYDRMRNAVAARDMLNTLHSETSIFSTREPPPERYLFILDRLLYLDIAEDFLAKAKRFYPPNDYSDEETPGLSIDLPALLARVSSMNGGGNEEEDDDEESDREDET